Genomic DNA from Desulfosoma caldarium:
TTGATGGGAACGGAGAGCCCGAAACACCACCAGAATGTGGCATCCAAGGTCGGGACAGGCACGAAGGGCCATGTGGCGAGAAAAAGCGGCAGGCTGTAACCCAGTGGGTAGAAAGCCATGGTGACGGCATCGCGATGGCCGAAAAACTTCTTCGTCCAGGCGTCGACGGACGCGGCCGCCAGAGCGGTCAGAACAGAGAGGGCCACCCACATGATCTCATGGCGCAGAAGCGTACAGAAAAACCGTTATGGAAAATGCCCGAGGATTTCATGTCCAAGCCACCCCGACGTGGATCATGTCTTGCCGCACATCGTCTTCTTACCTTACAGAAAGAGGTGCACACATGCTTATACGTGAAGCCAAAACACCACCTTCCTCTCCCGCACCACGGAAGGCGCACACCATGAAGAGCCCAAACGCCCTCTTGAACCTCATGGGATCGGTGGAAAGTTTCATCGCCCGACAGCCCATATTCGATCGAAGGCTTCAGGTCTACGGCTACGAGATCCTTTATCGGGCCGCGTTCCAAGATCAAGAAGCCCATTTTCATGACGGGGACGAGGCTTCGGTATCCGTCATTCAAAACCTTTTCTTCACCATGGGCACGGAACTTTTTGCCGGAGGCCGTAAGGCCTTTGTCAATTTCACGGAAAACCTTCTGCTGCAGGAGGCCCCCTATCTTCTGCCCAAGGAATGGGCTGTCATCGAAATCCTGGAAAGTGTGAAACCCACGCCGGCGGTGCACAAGGCGTGCCGGCGTCTGAAGGATTCCGGCTACCTATTGGCCCTGGACGATGTGATCGTCTTGACAGATTCCCACTGTGGACTGCTTGATCTAGTGGACATTGTCAAGGTGGACTTTCAGGAGACATCTCCCGCCGCGCAGGAGCGCATAGCTCGGGATCTGCATTCTCGAGTCCCACATCTTCTGGCCGAAAAGACCGAAACGCGGGAGGAATTTTACAAAGGGCTGGAAGCCGGCTACACACTTTTTCAAGGATATTTTTTCAGTCGCCCCGTCATCATTCAACGCAAAGACGTGCCGGTATTCAAGTTCAACGCCCTCAAGCTCATCGCCGAGCTCAACCGGCCTGACCTTGACATGGAATCGCTCCACAACGTGATCAAGCGGGACCCCGCTCTGGTTTACAAGCTGCTTCGCTACATCAATTCGGCATTCTTTGGGCTGCGCCATAGGGTCACATCCATCCGTCATGCC
This window encodes:
- a CDS encoding EAL and HDOD domain-containing protein, which encodes MKSPNALLNLMGSVESFIARQPIFDRRLQVYGYEILYRAAFQDQEAHFHDGDEASVSVIQNLFFTMGTELFAGGRKAFVNFTENLLLQEAPYLLPKEWAVIEILESVKPTPAVHKACRRLKDSGYLLALDDVIVLTDSHCGLLDLVDIVKVDFQETSPAAQERIARDLHSRVPHLLAEKTETREEFYKGLEAGYTLFQGYFFSRPVIIQRKDVPVFKFNALKLIAELNRPDLDMESLHNVIKRDPALVYKLLRYINSAFFGLRHRVTSIRHALALLGEREIRKWAILSVFSRLTTKQPNELLKLSLTRARFLELLADLMGMGAQKDQLFLMGIFSVMDTLLSRPLDEALEELPLDEAIKAALLGSMNPQRVLYEIVLGYEQAKWDTLSRIGSELHLDPSALTARYLQAVEWTERVFRVQ